The proteins below are encoded in one region of Ferruginibacter lapsinanis:
- a CDS encoding bifunctional 5,10-methylenetetrahydrofolate dehydrogenase/5,10-methenyltetrahydrofolate cyclohydrolase: protein MQILDGKIVSQAVKESLKQKTKELIQSGKKTPHLAAILVGNNGASETYVASKVKNCEEIGFKSTLIRFESTVDEQMIMDAIRKLNTDDDVDGILVQLPLPKHISEEKIINLINPDKDVDGFHPVNIGKMIQGLPTFLPATPYGILLMLEHYKIETKGKHAVVIGRSNIVGRPISILLSRNTYPGNCTVTICHSHTHNLKEICLQGDIIVAALGKPEFLTADMVKENAVVVDVGITRIPDASKKSGFAIKGDVDFANVSPKCSYITPVPGGVGMMTIAALLMNTFAASQLKN from the coding sequence ATGCAAATACTTGATGGAAAAATAGTTTCTCAGGCCGTAAAGGAATCTTTAAAACAAAAAACAAAAGAACTAATACAATCGGGCAAAAAAACACCACACCTTGCTGCAATATTAGTTGGAAATAATGGAGCAAGTGAAACTTATGTAGCAAGCAAAGTGAAAAATTGTGAGGAGATCGGCTTTAAAAGTACATTGATCCGTTTCGAATCAACAGTTGATGAACAAATGATCATGGACGCTATCAGGAAATTGAATACAGATGATGATGTGGACGGAATATTAGTGCAACTACCTTTACCAAAACATATCAGCGAAGAAAAAATAATTAATCTCATCAACCCTGATAAAGATGTGGATGGATTTCATCCTGTCAATATCGGCAAAATGATACAAGGGTTACCCACCTTTTTACCTGCTACCCCTTATGGTATTTTATTGATGCTTGAACATTATAAAATTGAAACAAAAGGAAAACATGCTGTAGTTATAGGTCGCAGTAATATTGTTGGAAGACCGATCAGTATTTTATTAAGCAGGAATACATACCCCGGCAATTGCACTGTTACCATTTGTCATAGCCATACACACAACCTAAAAGAAATTTGTTTACAAGGTGATATCATTGTAGCAGCCTTAGGCAAGCCTGAATTTTTAACTGCCGATATGGTGAAAGAAAATGCAGTGGTAGTAGATGTTGGCATCACCAGGATACCTGACGCCAGCAAAAAGAGCGGTTTTGCAATAAAGGGAGATGTGGATTTTGCTAATGTATCGCCTAAATGCAGCTACATAACCCCTGTACCAGGAGGTGTAGGTATGATGACCATTGCCGCCTTACTTATGAATACCTTTGCTGCTTCGCAATTAAAAAACTAA
- a CDS encoding PorV/PorQ family protein → MKKTTFLVIGFFLLLQTETFSQALRQPLSASYLGLGAYSTQHQDVFSYLGNQASLAKIETAGVGVYGERRFMLNETSLYAASVAIPSKMGNFGVNMKYFGFKNYNENQLGLAYARSLGSKVDVGVQFNYYGYKVPSYNSASTVDFEIGLITHLTDKLNAGIHVYNPIGGKFSKTDEKLTAAYKLGMGYDASDKFFVGAEIVKEEDFPVNVNAGIQYRFMKQLFARAGISSATSASYAGVGLAWNNFRLDVSGSYHPQLGWSPGLLLIMNFGKKEKITNNDIK, encoded by the coding sequence TTGAAAAAAACTACTTTTTTGGTGATTGGATTTTTTCTGCTGCTGCAGACTGAAACTTTTTCACAAGCCCTTCGTCAACCTTTGTCAGCCTCTTATCTTGGTTTAGGAGCATATAGTACACAACATCAGGATGTGTTCTCTTATTTAGGGAACCAGGCCTCTTTAGCAAAGATTGAAACAGCCGGGGTGGGTGTATATGGCGAAAGACGATTCATGCTGAATGAAACAAGCCTATATGCCGCATCTGTTGCTATTCCCAGCAAAATGGGCAATTTCGGAGTAAATATGAAATATTTTGGATTTAAGAATTACAATGAAAATCAATTAGGGCTTGCTTATGCCAGAAGCCTTGGTAGTAAAGTAGATGTTGGTGTTCAGTTTAACTATTACGGTTATAAAGTGCCGTCTTATAATAGTGCCAGCACAGTAGATTTTGAGATCGGGTTGATCACCCATCTTACAGATAAGCTGAATGCAGGTATTCATGTGTATAATCCTATTGGGGGAAAATTTTCGAAAACAGATGAAAAATTAACTGCTGCTTACAAATTAGGGATGGGGTACGATGCTTCTGATAAATTCTTTGTCGGAGCAGAAATTGTAAAAGAGGAAGATTTTCCGGTTAATGTGAATGCCGGTATTCAATACAGGTTCATGAAACAACTTTTTGCAAGAGCAGGTATTTCTTCTGCTACTTCTGCATCATATGCTGGTGTAGGGTTGGCGTGGAATAATTTTCGTTTAGATGTTAGCGGTAGTTATCATCCGCAATTGGGATGGTCTCCGGGATTGTTATTGATAATGAATTTTGGCAAAAAAGAAAAGATTACTAATAATGACATTAAGTAA
- a CDS encoding ComEA family DNA-binding protein, producing MTLSNRMFLDIKKDDLRRLLMYCLLPLSVCFFSTDSNAQDPTNAPPVNNTTEQQLEAITEVNEDAETEDDSYLLKLQEFLKNPVNLNYADETELKELVVLSPAQIQNIISYRNLFGKFIDLYELQAIPAWDIYTIDKIRPYISVSERADVFGSIGDRLSGGDHSILIRATQILEKSKGYKVDPATTKNYYPGSPQRLFVRYRYHYKNLLQYGIVGEKDAGEQFFKGGQKQGFDFYSAHFFVRNIGIVKALALGDFTVNLGQGLTQWQNLAFKKSVDVTNIKRQLPVLRPYNSAGEINFHRGIGITVAKRNIEATVFASYRKIDANFNVDTLNNEDFISSLQTSGYHRTASELEDKGAQRQIAFGGNVAYNKDKFHVGVNGIQYNFEFPINKADDPYNMYALSGSNFGNYSVDYSYTYKNLHFFGEAATTSKSATAFVNGMILSVANNIDMSMLYRNISKKYQSLYTNAFTESTFPTNEKGLYTGISIRPNSMWRIDAYADFYKFPWLKFQVDAPSTGADYLIQATYKPNKQLEMYLRYRTETKSGNYNPSDLTFRPVVPEPKQNLRTQISYKVSPTFTMRQRVEIVWFDKRGPQASNGFLSYADLIYKPMMKKYSGNIRLQYFETDDYNSRLYAYENDVLYSFSIPVFYEKGFRYYVNVNYDFSKKLSFWLRLAQTINEGKSTVGSGLDEIKGNRKTEVKLQLQYLF from the coding sequence ATGACATTAAGTAACAGGATGTTTCTAGATATTAAAAAAGATGACCTGAGGCGATTACTTATGTATTGTCTTTTGCCTTTATCAGTATGTTTTTTCTCTACTGATTCCAATGCGCAGGATCCTACCAATGCGCCACCTGTAAATAATACCACGGAACAGCAATTGGAAGCAATAACAGAAGTAAATGAAGATGCTGAAACAGAAGATGATTCTTATTTGTTGAAATTACAGGAGTTTCTTAAAAACCCGGTCAATCTTAACTATGCAGATGAAACAGAGTTAAAAGAACTGGTTGTACTTTCTCCGGCACAAATACAAAATATTATTAGCTATAGAAATCTTTTTGGAAAGTTTATTGATTTGTATGAACTGCAAGCCATTCCGGCGTGGGATATCTACACGATCGATAAAATCCGTCCATACATTTCCGTTAGTGAAAGGGCGGATGTATTTGGTTCAATAGGCGATCGGCTCTCTGGCGGTGATCATAGTATTTTGATACGAGCCACCCAGATTTTAGAAAAATCAAAGGGGTATAAAGTAGATCCGGCTACAACAAAAAATTATTACCCCGGCAGTCCTCAACGATTGTTCGTAAGGTATAGGTATCATTATAAAAACCTGTTGCAATATGGAATAGTGGGAGAAAAAGATGCCGGGGAACAGTTTTTTAAAGGAGGACAAAAACAAGGGTTTGATTTTTACTCAGCACATTTTTTTGTTAGAAATATCGGAATTGTGAAAGCGTTGGCTTTAGGTGATTTTACAGTAAATCTTGGCCAGGGATTAACACAATGGCAAAACCTCGCTTTCAAAAAAAGTGTAGATGTTACTAATATTAAAAGGCAGTTGCCTGTATTGCGTCCTTATAATTCTGCTGGAGAGATCAATTTTCATAGAGGTATTGGTATTACTGTTGCAAAAAGAAATATTGAGGCAACGGTGTTTGCATCATATAGAAAGATCGATGCCAATTTTAATGTAGACACACTTAATAACGAAGATTTTATTTCTTCATTACAAACATCGGGCTACCATCGAACAGCAAGCGAATTGGAAGATAAGGGAGCACAACGTCAGATTGCTTTTGGCGGAAATGTTGCTTACAATAAAGATAAATTCCATGTTGGTGTAAATGGGATACAATATAATTTTGAGTTTCCGATAAACAAAGCAGATGACCCTTATAATATGTATGCATTGAGCGGCAGCAATTTTGGTAACTATAGTGTTGATTATAGCTATACTTATAAAAACCTGCACTTCTTCGGTGAGGCTGCTACTACCAGTAAATCTGCAACAGCTTTCGTTAATGGAATGATATTGAGTGTTGCCAATAATATTGATATGAGTATGTTATATAGAAACATCTCTAAAAAATATCAATCTCTTTATACCAATGCCTTTACAGAAAGCACTTTTCCTACCAATGAAAAAGGGTTATACACGGGTATCAGCATACGTCCTAACAGCATGTGGAGAATTGATGCATATGCAGATTTTTACAAATTTCCGTGGTTAAAATTTCAGGTAGATGCGCCTTCTACAGGTGCAGATTATTTGATTCAGGCGACTTACAAACCTAACAAGCAACTAGAAATGTATTTGCGTTATCGAACTGAAACAAAATCCGGTAATTACAATCCATCTGATCTAACGTTTCGTCCGGTAGTTCCTGAACCTAAGCAAAATCTACGTACACAAATAAGTTACAAGGTTAGTCCTACATTCACTATGCGCCAAAGAGTGGAGATCGTGTGGTTTGATAAACGTGGACCACAAGCTTCTAATGGATTCTTATCTTATGCAGACCTTATTTATAAACCAATGATGAAAAAATATTCAGGTAATATAAGGCTGCAATATTTTGAAACTGATGATTATAATAGTAGGCTGTATGCATATGAAAACGATGTTCTATACAGTTTTTCTATTCCGGTTTTCTATGAGAAGGGTTTCAGGTATTATGTGAACGTCAATTATGACTTCAGTAAAAAGCTTTCCTTCTGGTTGAGATTGGCGCAAACGATCAATGAAGGTAAAAGTACAGTAGGTTCCGGATTGGATGAAATAAAAGGAAACAGGAAAACAGAAGTTAAGCTGCAGTTACAGTATCTGTTTTAA
- a CDS encoding SusC/RagA family TonB-linked outer membrane protein, with the protein MLLNTFSNFSYFKLTKLNIYTAKTPFKMNGRSLLLLVIGILLGIGSFAQKTASGTVEDSKGKPLAGATVKVVGASKAVSTNDKGKFEISNVGDNAKISVSMVGYKAIEVKAGENLIIKLVEANNTLDEVVVTGFQQINRKKFTGAGVKLKADEIKTAGVVDVSRMLEGRAAGVTVQNVSSTFGSAPKVRVRGATSINGDNKPLWVVDGVVLEDLVNISNDQLSSGDPTTLLGSSVAGINSNDIETFDILKDAAATALYGARAMNGVVVITTKKGKQGKPSIAYSVNFSTQLKPSYGEYNIMNSAEQMSTLASLERDGFLEPGALASRADYGVYGKMYDLLNGDANGNFPVVNTPQGRNAFLLRYAKANTDWFDILFRNSLTQEHSLSISSGTDKSQSFFSASYYRDNGWTIADNVKRYTLNFRNNYNISDKLSVGFLTNGSVRQQRAPGTLKRTDNVVSGQYDREFDINPFSYALNTSRAITAYDENGNLEYFRRNWAPFNIIDELKNNYIDVNVIDLKLQTDISYKITKHLRYDFVGALRYVKSTLEHQITENSNMANAYRSMGTQVIIDGNKFLYLDPDGEDPTKKISVLPYGGFYNRSEDFLTNYDVRNSLSYNNTFNDKHTIAILLGQQVKYTDRQNYNSTGYGYQYDNGGVAFPDYHILKKTIEANFPYYGMSKTYDRFVAYYLNAQYTYDRRYNIYGTVRYDGSNKLGASKTARWLPTWSFGGSWNIDQEKFFENVRKVDYMKLRASYGLTASLGPVTNSNVVLQSAVPNRFPASERESVLQLINLQNADLTWEKNHQLNIGIDAGMFNGRLDFSFDWYNRNSFDLISLIKTAGIGGEGYKAINYADMKSHGIDVMIGGTIIKKKNWNWKSNITYGYNVNKITYAKNVPIIYDLVKPEGGNREGYAVNSLFSINYQGLDHLTGIPYFINEYGKPSQGVDVQSDSVQYLLYSGTLDPKFTGGFNNTFNYKNFSLNIFITYQGGNKIRLYPAFRSSYVDFDALPKEFHDRWLEPGDEKLTYIPQISDEFYGYKVGTQSFYPYNNYNYSDKQVADGGFIRLKTVSLSYQLSSSSLKKLDFVKNLSFTAAVTNPWLIYSDKKLKGQDPEFFNAGGVAQPLQKQITLSIKAGF; encoded by the coding sequence ATGTTGCTTAATACTTTTAGTAATTTTTCGTATTTTAAACTTACGAAGCTAAATATTTATACTGCTAAAACTCCTTTTAAAATGAATGGTAGAAGTCTGTTATTACTTGTAATAGGTATATTGTTGGGTATTGGTTCCTTTGCTCAAAAAACAGCATCGGGTACAGTAGAAGATTCTAAGGGCAAGCCATTGGCGGGTGCTACCGTTAAAGTAGTAGGTGCCAGCAAGGCCGTTAGTACAAATGATAAAGGAAAATTTGAGATCAGTAATGTAGGAGACAATGCAAAGATCAGTGTTTCAATGGTTGGATATAAAGCGATTGAAGTAAAAGCCGGAGAAAATCTCATTATAAAATTAGTTGAAGCCAATAATACATTGGATGAAGTTGTTGTAACAGGATTTCAACAGATCAACCGGAAAAAATTTACAGGTGCCGGAGTAAAGCTTAAAGCGGATGAGATAAAAACTGCAGGTGTGGTAGATGTAAGTCGTATGTTGGAAGGTCGTGCTGCAGGAGTTACTGTTCAAAACGTGTCAAGTACATTTGGTTCTGCACCAAAAGTAAGAGTTCGTGGTGCTACTTCTATAAATGGCGATAACAAACCTCTTTGGGTGGTGGATGGTGTGGTGTTAGAGGATCTGGTAAATATTTCAAACGACCAGTTATCGAGTGGAGATCCTACTACATTGTTAGGTTCATCAGTAGCAGGGATAAACTCAAATGATATCGAAACCTTCGATATCCTGAAAGATGCTGCTGCTACGGCTTTGTACGGTGCAAGAGCAATGAATGGCGTGGTAGTAATCACTACCAAAAAAGGTAAGCAGGGTAAACCAAGTATTGCTTATTCGGTAAATTTCAGTACCCAGCTAAAACCAAGTTATGGTGAATATAATATCATGAACTCTGCAGAGCAGATGTCTACATTGGCTTCGCTGGAAAGAGATGGTTTCTTAGAGCCGGGAGCTTTGGCATCAAGAGCAGATTATGGCGTATATGGTAAAATGTATGATCTGTTAAATGGCGATGCCAATGGAAATTTCCCTGTTGTAAATACACCGCAGGGTAGAAATGCATTTCTGTTACGGTATGCAAAAGCAAATACGGATTGGTTTGATATTTTGTTCAGAAATTCTTTAACTCAGGAGCATTCTCTAAGTATTTCAAGCGGTACTGATAAATCACAATCTTTCTTTTCAGCAAGTTATTACAGAGACAATGGCTGGACCATCGCAGATAACGTAAAACGTTATACGCTGAATTTCAGAAACAACTATAATATCAGTGATAAATTATCGGTAGGATTTTTGACCAATGGTTCTGTTCGTCAGCAAAGAGCGCCCGGTACATTAAAACGTACTGACAACGTGGTTTCTGGTCAATACGACAGAGAATTTGATATCAATCCTTTCAGTTATGCGTTGAATACCAGCAGAGCAATAACAGCATATGATGAAAATGGGAATCTGGAATATTTCAGAAGAAACTGGGCTCCTTTTAATATTATTGACGAGTTGAAAAATAATTACATCGATGTTAATGTAATTGACCTGAAACTACAAACTGATATCAGTTATAAGATCACTAAACATTTGAGGTATGATTTTGTTGGCGCACTTCGTTATGTGAAATCTACTTTAGAACATCAGATCACAGAAAATTCAAACATGGCGAATGCTTACCGCTCTATGGGTACGCAAGTTATCATTGACGGTAATAAATTCTTATACCTCGATCCTGATGGAGAAGATCCTACAAAAAAGATAAGTGTTCTTCCTTACGGCGGATTTTATAATCGCTCTGAAGATTTCTTAACGAACTATGATGTAAGAAACAGTTTGAGCTATAACAACACTTTCAACGACAAGCACACTATTGCAATTTTATTGGGACAACAGGTGAAATACACTGATCGTCAAAACTACAATAGTACTGGATATGGTTATCAGTATGATAATGGCGGTGTGGCATTTCCGGATTATCATATCCTGAAAAAAACGATTGAAGCTAACTTCCCTTATTATGGCATGAGTAAAACGTATGATCGTTTCGTTGCATACTATTTAAATGCGCAATACACTTACGACAGAAGATACAATATATATGGTACTGTTCGTTATGATGGGTCAAACAAATTAGGTGCATCTAAAACAGCTCGTTGGTTACCAACCTGGAGTTTTGGTGGTTCATGGAATATAGATCAGGAAAAATTCTTCGAGAATGTTCGTAAAGTAGACTATATGAAATTGAGAGCCAGTTATGGTCTTACAGCAAGTTTAGGCCCTGTGACAAACTCAAATGTAGTATTACAAAGTGCTGTTCCTAACAGGTTTCCTGCATCTGAAAGAGAGTCTGTATTGCAGTTGATCAATCTTCAAAATGCTGATCTGACCTGGGAAAAGAATCATCAGTTAAATATCGGTATTGATGCTGGTATGTTTAACGGAAGATTAGACTTTAGTTTTGACTGGTATAACAGAAATAGTTTTGATTTGATCAGTTTGATCAAAACAGCTGGTATTGGTGGCGAAGGATATAAAGCGATCAATTATGCTGATATGAAATCACATGGTATTGATGTCATGATTGGTGGTACTATCATCAAAAAGAAAAACTGGAACTGGAAATCTAACATTACGTATGGCTATAACGTAAATAAAATTACTTATGCTAAAAATGTACCTATTATTTACGACCTGGTAAAACCAGAAGGGGGTAACAGGGAAGGGTATGCGGTAAATAGCCTCTTTTCAATAAATTATCAGGGGTTAGATCATCTTACAGGGATACCATATTTTATCAATGAATATGGAAAACCAAGTCAAGGTGTGGATGTTCAATCTGATAGTGTTCAATATCTGCTTTATTCAGGTACACTTGATCCTAAATTTACCGGAGGTTTTAATAATACATTTAATTACAAGAATTTCTCATTGAACATATTTATTACTTATCAGGGTGGAAATAAAATTCGTTTATACCCTGCATTTAGAAGTTCTTATGTAGATTTTGATGCATTACCGAAAGAATTTCATGATAGATGGTTGGAGCCGGGAGATGAGAAGTTGACCTATATACCACAGATCAGTGATGAGTTTTATGGCTACAAAGTGGGAACGCAATCTTTTTATCCATATAATAATTACAACTATTCCGATAAGCAGGTTGCTGATGGCGGCTTCATAAGACTTAAAACAGTTTCATTATCTTATCAATTGAGTAGTAGTTCGTTAAAAAAATTAGATTTTGTAAAGAACTTGTCGTTCACAGCAGCCGTTACAAACCCTTGGTTGATCTATTCTGACAAAAAACTGAAAGGGCAGGATCCTGAGTTCTTTAATGCAGGAGGTGTAGCACAGCCTTTGCAAAAACAAATAACATTATCCATTAAAGCTGGTTTTTAA
- a CDS encoding RagB/SusD family nutrient uptake outer membrane protein, with product MMKKLIIISGVFAVLVTSAGCKKFLDKEPDNRAKLNSPEKVSQLLASAYPQNNYYPMAEVSSDNVGDCITDENGVPSWSTLLNNLYFYEDNKGVDEDGPESYWFGCYKAIAAANLALETIAKVPDPQNYQAQKGEALVARAYAHFMLVNFFAKFYNESTADTDPGIPYVTEPENVSIKKYDRKTVKYVYDMIQKDLFAGIPLIVNEAYAKPKYHFTKTAANAFAARYYLYKQEYDSVIKYATASIAENSFAANLRPWNNTTVGVGYTTLDLNGNNSLSVVYTQPDQKANLLLVETNSWWWRLSSFGRFSLTTDIASSLTSNVPVSGGPWSFSTGSYVQGHPVLSKVEEYFVETSIGSGIGNGWEMVPLFSTEEVLFNLAEAYTYKGETAKAISLLNTYLSTRIDGYVAGYNIDEASIKGYYGVTDIQEGLIYTILDYKQSEFLQEGMRWFDIIRYGIEVTHEELDATGQHVVRTKTLTADDPHKVFQIPVTAQIQAGLAPNPRP from the coding sequence ATGATGAAAAAATTGATAATTATATCCGGCGTATTTGCAGTATTGGTAACATCTGCAGGGTGTAAAAAATTCTTAGATAAAGAACCCGATAACAGGGCTAAATTAAATTCGCCTGAGAAGGTGTCACAGTTATTGGCGTCTGCGTATCCGCAAAATAATTATTATCCAATGGCAGAAGTATCATCGGATAATGTAGGTGATTGTATCACCGATGAGAATGGAGTTCCAAGTTGGAGCACTTTACTTAACAACCTTTATTTTTATGAAGATAATAAAGGAGTAGACGAAGATGGTCCTGAAAGTTACTGGTTTGGTTGTTACAAGGCAATTGCAGCAGCAAATCTGGCATTAGAAACAATTGCTAAAGTTCCGGATCCACAAAATTATCAGGCACAAAAAGGAGAAGCCTTGGTAGCAAGAGCCTATGCTCATTTTATGTTGGTTAATTTTTTCGCAAAATTTTATAATGAATCTACGGCTGATACAGATCCTGGTATACCTTATGTTACCGAGCCGGAAAATGTGTCAATAAAGAAATACGACCGTAAAACGGTGAAGTATGTATATGATATGATTCAAAAGGATTTGTTTGCCGGAATACCTTTAATAGTAAATGAAGCATACGCAAAACCAAAATATCATTTTACTAAAACGGCTGCCAATGCTTTTGCCGCAAGATATTATTTGTACAAACAAGAGTATGATAGTGTTATAAAATATGCTACCGCCTCAATTGCTGAGAATTCTTTTGCTGCAAATCTTCGTCCCTGGAATAATACAACTGTTGGTGTTGGTTATACCACCTTAGATTTAAATGGAAACAATAGCTTAAGTGTTGTTTATACTCAACCAGATCAAAAGGCCAACCTTCTTTTGGTTGAAACAAATTCATGGTGGTGGAGGTTAAGTAGTTTTGGCAGATTTAGTTTAACAACAGATATTGCTAGCAGCCTTACTTCAAATGTACCAGTGTCAGGCGGACCATGGTCTTTCAGTACAGGCAGTTATGTTCAGGGACATCCCGTACTTTCTAAAGTCGAGGAATATTTTGTAGAAACCTCTATTGGAAGCGGAATTGGAAATGGCTGGGAAATGGTTCCGTTGTTTTCCACAGAAGAAGTACTGTTTAACCTTGCCGAAGCGTATACCTATAAGGGTGAAACGGCCAAAGCGATCAGTTTGTTGAATACTTATCTTAGTACACGTATTGACGGATATGTTGCAGGATATAATATCGACGAGGCATCAATTAAGGGGTATTATGGTGTCACAGATATACAGGAGGGTTTGATCTATACAATCCTTGATTATAAGCAATCAGAATTTTTACAGGAAGGGATGCGTTGGTTTGATATAATAAGATATGGTATTGAAGTGACACATGAGGAGTTGGATGCAACCGGGCAACATGTTGTAAGAACTAAAACACTTACAGCAGATGATCCTCATAAGGTATTTCAGATACCTGTGACAGCTCAAATTCAGGCGGGATTAGCACCAAACCCTCGACCATAA
- a CDS encoding substrate import-associated zinc metallohydrolase lipoprotein: protein MKILKIAVYSVALVLFFSSCRKDDAIGNVDNIPGLGGDVWTPSAIDKWIYDSLVVPYNIDVKYKWNQFSVNQIEKNVVPPNESQVVPVMDAVRRIWAKPYIQETSLTFFNKYTPKYFVLAGSSAANPDGSATVGVAGGGRQISLFQLNYYKNKTYPGYVPADTTLQKDLFLTVHHEFSHIFDQTKRRPSSFDAVTSGGYSSDWINTDDVEARKNGFITAYASSAAGEDFAEMISFLLVYGDPGWKKLLAGISGTGSSGLTAANARIKLNTKADEIRKYFADSWGIDFNSLQTRVRAAVANEFY, encoded by the coding sequence ATGAAAATATTAAAAATTGCCGTTTACAGTGTAGCACTAGTACTGTTCTTTTCATCTTGTAGAAAAGATGATGCTATCGGTAATGTAGATAACATTCCTGGCTTGGGAGGCGATGTGTGGACTCCGTCTGCAATAGATAAATGGATATATGATAGTTTAGTTGTGCCTTACAATATTGATGTAAAGTATAAATGGAATCAGTTTTCTGTTAATCAAATAGAAAAAAATGTTGTACCTCCAAATGAATCACAGGTAGTGCCGGTAATGGATGCCGTTCGTAGAATTTGGGCTAAGCCGTATATTCAGGAAACCAGTCTTACTTTCTTCAATAAATATACGCCCAAATACTTTGTGTTAGCAGGTAGCTCTGCAGCCAATCCTGACGGTAGTGCAACGGTGGGAGTAGCTGGAGGTGGCAGACAAATATCTTTGTTTCAATTAAATTATTATAAAAACAAAACATATCCTGGCTATGTACCGGCTGATACTACTTTACAAAAAGATCTTTTCTTAACTGTACATCATGAGTTCAGCCATATATTCGATCAAACAAAAAGAAGACCAAGCTCTTTTGATGCGGTTACTTCAGGAGGCTACTCCAGTGATTGGATCAATACAGATGATGTTGAGGCAAGAAAAAATGGCTTTATTACAGCATATGCTTCCAGTGCAGCAGGGGAGGATTTTGCAGAAATGATTTCTTTCTTATTGGTATACGGTGATCCGGGTTGGAAAAAATTATTGGCCGGAATTTCAGGAACTGGCTCAAGTGGTTTAACTGCTGCCAATGCAAGAATAAAATTAAATACCAAGGCTGATGAAATACGTAAATACTTCGCAGATTCTTGGGGGATAGATTTTAATAGTTTACAAACAAGAGTTAGAGCAGCGGTGGCTAACGAATTTTATTAA